The following proteins come from a genomic window of Campylobacter sp. RM16189:
- a CDS encoding ribonucleoside triphosphate reductase has translation MKQILKRDGTRQEYLPYKIQDAIKKAFASESKEYDDRIFADVMQDVAQKEIITVEDVQDFIEKALFKAGYFDVMKSFMLYRHTHKMQREQILGLNEDTTYINSTQTINEYINGTDWRISANSNTSYSNAGLINNTAGKVIANYWLDAIYSKEEGIAHRNGDYHIHDLDCLTGYCAGWSLRALLNEGFNGVRGRVESRAPKHFREALSQMANFLGILQSEWAGAQAFSSFDTYLAPYVFKDKLSDTEIKKAITSFIFNLNVPARWGQSPFTNVTIDITCPSDLRAQIPTSTDIHLFSNLEDEELLKLAKERGFNKLTDMTYGAFEPEMARIDKAFYEILTTGDKCSQPFTFPIPTVNITEDFNWDSEVAKILFENTAKMGSSYFQNFIGSQYKFDENGNRVPNESAYKPGHVRSMCCRLQLDLRELLKRGGGLFGSAEMTGSIGVVTINLARLGYLYKGDKKGLYTRLEYLLNLAKSTLEKKRKFIQEMYDRGLYPYTARYLKHFNNHFSTIGINGMNELLRNFTNDKENISTEFGREFALEMVDYLRSKIRQFQESTGNLYNLEATPAEGTTYRFAKEDKKRYPDILQAGMDENIYYTNSTQLPANFTDDAFEALDLQDELQSAYTGGTVFHLYMKERISSPEACKDLVRGIVNNYRLPYITITPVFSVCSKHGYIAGEHEYCPICDEELMRQLQKA, from the coding sequence ATGAAGCAAATTTTAAAGCGCGACGGCACAAGACAAGAGTATCTTCCGTATAAGATCCAAGATGCTATTAAAAAGGCTTTTGCAAGCGAGAGCAAAGAGTATGACGATAGAATTTTTGCCGACGTTATGCAAGATGTCGCACAAAAAGAGATCATCACAGTCGAGGATGTGCAAGACTTCATAGAAAAAGCGCTTTTTAAAGCGGGTTATTTTGATGTGATGAAGAGCTTTATGCTCTATCGCCACACTCACAAAATGCAACGCGAGCAAATTTTAGGACTCAACGAAGATACTACATACATAAACTCCACCCAAACGATAAATGAATACATAAACGGCACAGACTGGCGAATTTCGGCTAACTCAAACACAAGCTACTCAAACGCAGGACTCATAAACAACACCGCAGGTAAAGTTATCGCAAACTACTGGCTTGACGCGATTTACTCCAAAGAAGAGGGCATCGCGCACAGAAACGGCGACTATCACATCCACGATCTAGACTGCCTTACCGGATATTGCGCAGGCTGGTCCCTTAGAGCGCTTCTTAATGAAGGTTTTAACGGCGTTCGCGGCAGGGTTGAAAGTAGGGCTCCAAAGCACTTTCGCGAAGCTCTTAGTCAGATGGCAAATTTCTTAGGAATTTTGCAAAGCGAATGGGCTGGAGCTCAGGCGTTTAGCAGCTTTGACACCTATCTTGCGCCATATGTTTTTAAAGATAAGTTAAGCGATACGGAGATAAAAAAAGCGATTACAAGCTTTATATTTAACCTAAACGTCCCTGCTCGTTGGGGTCAAAGTCCCTTTACCAACGTAACTATCGACATCACTTGTCCAAGCGATCTTCGTGCTCAAATTCCAACTTCAACAGACATACACCTGTTTTCAAATTTAGAAGATGAGGAGCTTTTAAAACTCGCCAAAGAGCGCGGGTTTAATAAACTTACCGATATGACTTACGGGGCGTTTGAACCTGAAATGGCGCGTATCGATAAGGCGTTTTATGAAATTTTAACCACGGGCGACAAGTGCTCGCAGCCCTTTACCTTCCCGATCCCTACGGTAAATATCACGGAGGATTTTAACTGGGATAGCGAAGTGGCTAAAATTTTGTTTGAGAATACCGCGAAAATGGGCTCAAGCTACTTTCAAAATTTCATCGGTTCTCAGTATAAATTTGATGAAAACGGCAACCGCGTTCCAAACGAAAGCGCTTATAAGCCAGGACACGTTCGCTCGATGTGCTGTCGCTTGCAACTTGATTTAAGAGAGCTTTTAAAGCGTGGTGGAGGGCTGTTTGGAAGTGCCGAGATGACGGGCTCAATAGGCGTAGTTACTATAAATTTAGCGCGCCTCGGGTATCTTTATAAAGGCGATAAAAAGGGGCTTTATACAAGGCTTGAATATCTGCTGAATTTAGCCAAATCAACCCTTGAAAAGAAGCGCAAATTTATCCAAGAGATGTATGATCGCGGACTTTATCCGTATACGGCTCGCTATTTAAAGCACTTTAACAACCACTTTAGCACTATCGGCATTAACGGAATGAACGAGCTTTTAAGAAATTTTACAAACGACAAAGAGAACATCTCTACGGAATTCGGACGAGAATTTGCACTTGAGATGGTTGATTATCTGCGCTCTAAAATTAGGCAGTTTCAAGAGAGCACGGGAAATCTTTACAACCTTGAAGCAACTCCTGCGGAAGGCACCACATATCGATTTGCCAAAGAAGACAAGAAGCGCTATCCTGACATCTTGCAAGCAGGCATGGATGAAAATATCTACTACACTAACTCAACTCAGCTTCCTGCAAATTTCACAGATGATGCTTTCGAGGCGCTTGATCTGCAAGATGAGCTTCAAAGCGCTTACACGGGCGGAACGGTCTTTCACCTTTATATGAAGGAGCGTATCAGCTCGCCTGAAGCGTGTAAAGATCTAGTGCGCGGCATCGTAAATAACTATCGTTTGCCGTATATCACGATCACGCCTGTCTTTAGCGTCTGCTCAAAGCACGGATATATAGCAGGCGAGCATGAATATTGCCCGATTTGTGACGAGGAGCTGATGAGGCAACTTCAAAAGGCTTAA
- a CDS encoding FAD-dependent oxidoreductase: MSNHYDVLVVGGGISGTALFYELARYTDIERIALLEKYPACATLNSKGTSNSQTIHCGDIETNYTFEKAKSVKKSADMIVKYALMHGYENKFMFAHQKMVIGVGEAESEAIRARFEKFKELYTSLEIFDKEKLKQIEPMVVKGMDGNDRKEQIVAMGVGGGEYTTVDFEQMSNSLIKHAKEANKTTDVFFDAWVKSIKKQGDRYLVKTRDEREFSADYVVVNAGAHSLYLAHEMGHGLDFSCLPIAGSFYMSKKRLLNGKVYTVQNPKLPFAAIHGDPDILADGLTRFGPTALVLPKLERYRGNSTVVDFIKTLRLDTNVAKVLLGLFGDSDIRDYVIRNFAYEVPIVNKILFVEAARKIVPSLGNDDVYYARNFGGVRPQVIDKKGRELMLGEASINTGEGIVFNMTPSPGATSCLANGFRDARRACEFLGRKFNEDRFNAELVD; this comes from the coding sequence GTGTCAAATCACTATGATGTTTTGGTTGTGGGCGGAGGAATTTCAGGAACGGCTCTGTTTTACGAGCTTGCGCGCTATACGGACATAGAGCGTATCGCACTGTTGGAGAAGTATCCTGCATGTGCCACTCTAAACTCAAAGGGCACGAGCAACTCTCAGACTATTCACTGCGGCGACATAGAGACTAACTACACTTTTGAAAAAGCAAAAAGCGTCAAAAAATCAGCCGATATGATCGTAAAATATGCACTCATGCATGGATATGAGAACAAATTTATGTTCGCTCATCAAAAGATGGTCATAGGTGTTGGCGAGGCTGAAAGCGAGGCGATAAGAGCTAGGTTTGAGAAGTTTAAGGAGCTTTATACTTCGCTTGAAATTTTTGATAAAGAGAAGCTAAAGCAGATCGAGCCTATGGTGGTGAAAGGCATGGACGGAAATGACCGAAAAGAGCAGATTGTCGCTATGGGAGTAGGTGGCGGCGAGTACACGACTGTTGATTTTGAGCAGATGTCAAATAGCCTTATAAAGCACGCAAAAGAGGCAAATAAGACTACCGATGTATTTTTTGACGCTTGGGTTAAGAGTATCAAAAAGCAAGGTGATAGGTATCTTGTAAAGACTCGCGACGAGCGTGAATTTAGCGCGGATTATGTGGTTGTAAATGCAGGCGCTCACTCGCTTTATTTGGCGCATGAGATGGGGCATGGGCTTGATTTTAGCTGCTTGCCGATCGCAGGAAGCTTTTATATGAGTAAAAAGCGCTTGCTAAACGGCAAGGTCTACACCGTGCAAAATCCAAAGCTGCCGTTTGCCGCTATCCACGGAGACCCGGACATCCTAGCTGATGGGCTTACTAGATTTGGGCCGACTGCGCTTGTGCTACCTAAACTTGAGCGCTACCGTGGAAATTCGACGGTTGTTGATTTTATAAAGACTTTGCGCCTTGATACAAACGTGGCGAAGGTGCTTTTAGGGCTTTTTGGCGATAGCGATATAAGGGATTATGTGATTAGAAATTTTGCCTATGAGGTGCCGATCGTAAATAAAATTTTATTCGTTGAGGCTGCCAGAAAGATCGTGCCTTCGCTTGGGAATGACGATGTTTATTATGCTAGAAATTTTGGCGGTGTTCGCCCGCAAGTGATTGATAAAAAGGGCAGGGAGCTAATGCTTGGCGAGGCTAGCATAAACACGGGCGAAGGTATCGTCTTTAACATGACGCCAAGCCCAGGAGCTACGAGCTGTCTTGCAAATGGCTTTAGAGACGCTAGAAGAGCTTGCGAGTTTTTGGGCAGGAAATTTAATGAGGATAGATTTAACGCCGAGCTTGTAGATTAG
- a CDS encoding M48 family metallopeptidase, whose protein sequence is MKKIILPFLFIIIFLAGCVASSTGGGVVGADRKQLFLVSSETMNQSAVLAYTKVLQSAKQANTLNIDPVLTKRVQAIGKRLIAQVGAFREDALKWDWQVNVINSNTLNAWCMPGGKIAVYSGLIKNLSLTDAQIAAVMGHEIAHALREHSREQASTDQLKNIGIFAVSTAAGLGDTATGLINLATQYTISLPFSRSHETEADHIGTELMARAGYDPQEAVVVWEKMSKKSGGAVPEILSTHPSNESRIKDLKEIAKKVEPLYLAAKKG, encoded by the coding sequence ATGAAAAAAATTATACTTCCATTTTTATTTATAATAATATTTTTGGCCGGTTGTGTTGCAAGTTCAACCGGCGGTGGAGTTGTAGGAGCCGATAGAAAACAACTATTTTTGGTGAGTTCTGAAACAATGAATCAAAGTGCGGTATTGGCCTATACAAAGGTACTTCAATCAGCCAAACAAGCAAATACGCTAAATATCGATCCAGTCCTTACCAAACGCGTACAAGCTATCGGCAAACGCCTCATAGCGCAGGTCGGAGCCTTTAGAGAAGATGCGCTCAAATGGGACTGGCAGGTAAATGTCATCAACTCAAACACATTAAATGCGTGGTGTATGCCCGGAGGCAAGATCGCCGTTTATAGCGGGCTTATTAAAAATTTATCCTTAACGGACGCGCAGATAGCCGCTGTTATGGGTCATGAGATAGCTCACGCTTTAAGAGAGCATAGCCGCGAGCAAGCAAGCACGGATCAGCTTAAAAACATAGGAATTTTCGCCGTTTCAACCGCTGCAGGGCTTGGCGATACGGCAACAGGGCTTATAAATTTAGCTACCCAGTACACTATCAGCCTGCCTTTTTCAAGAAGCCATGAGACTGAGGCCGATCACATCGGCACCGAGCTAATGGCAAGAGCGGGATATGATCCGCAAGAAGCGGTCGTAGTGTGGGAAAAGATGTCTAAAAAATCAGGCGGTGCGGTGCCTGAAATCCTAAGCACTCACCCGTCAAACGAAAGCCGTATCAAAGACCTAAAAGAGATAGCTAAAAAGGTTGAACCGCTATATCTCGCAGCTAAAAAGGGTTAA
- a CDS encoding putative transporter: MFLSFFKSKKWAKWAYGGIILISLSLILQTYINIQFNNWYKNFYDILQNVKEHDIQDFWAGIRLFLYLAMPYIMLRVFISFFSSHWIFRWREAMTFSYLSYWRKVEKDIEGSSQRMQEDTYRFAKIMEDLGVDILDSIMTLIAFIPILWGLSAKVNLPYIKDIPGSLVWIALVISVGGLIISWFVGIKLPGLEYNNQKVEAAFRKELVLAEDNKINYAHPATIVELFTGLKFNYSRLFLHYGYFNMWLYSYHQISIIIPYLIMGGGLFTGLITLGVLVQVKNAFAQVRSSFGVFISNWKTITELRSIHKRLKEFEHNIGYKKMDWE; this comes from the coding sequence GTGTTTTTATCTTTTTTTAAGAGTAAAAAATGGGCCAAATGGGCTTACGGCGGTATAATTTTGATATCATTATCACTTATACTTCAAACATATATAAATATTCAATTTAATAATTGGTATAAAAACTTTTACGACATCTTACAAAATGTAAAAGAGCACGACATACAAGATTTTTGGGCAGGGATAAGACTATTCTTATATTTAGCCATGCCGTATATAATGCTTCGTGTTTTTATATCGTTTTTCTCGAGCCACTGGATATTTCGCTGGCGAGAGGCAATGACCTTTAGCTATCTTAGCTATTGGCGAAAAGTCGAAAAAGACATCGAAGGAAGCTCACAGCGTATGCAAGAAGACACTTATAGGTTTGCAAAGATTATGGAGGATCTTGGAGTTGATATCTTAGACTCCATAATGACTCTAATCGCCTTCATTCCGATACTTTGGGGGCTTAGTGCCAAAGTAAATTTGCCCTACATCAAAGATATTCCGGGTTCTCTTGTATGGATAGCTTTAGTTATAAGCGTAGGCGGGCTTATAATCTCTTGGTTTGTAGGCATCAAGCTTCCTGGACTTGAATATAACAATCAAAAAGTCGAAGCCGCATTTAGAAAAGAACTTGTTTTAGCAGAGGACAACAAGATAAACTACGCTCATCCAGCAACTATAGTAGAGCTTTTTACGGGGCTTAAATTTAACTACTCAAGGTTATTTTTACACTATGGATATTTTAATATGTGGCTATACTCTTATCATCAAATTTCAATCATAATTCCATATCTAATAATGGGTGGAGGACTATTTACGGGTCTTATTACTCTTGGAGTTTTAGTTCAAGTTAAAAATGCATTTGCACAGGTTAGATCAAGTTTTGGCGTGTTTATCAGCAACTGGAAGACCATCACCGAGCTTCGCTCAATCCATAAGCGTCTAAAGGAATTTGAGCACAATATCGGCTACAAAAAAATGGATTGGGAGTAG